In a single window of the Streptacidiphilus sp. P02-A3a genome:
- a CDS encoding acetamidase/formamidase family protein: MHSRTHNVWDRTIEPVAEVESGAELTVDTTEASGGQLTDASTAADVPGLDFGRVNPVTGPFLVPGAQPGDALLVDVLEMSVGGWGWTACIPGFGLLADDFTDPHLRISTITERGAELLPGLVIPVVPMVGTIGVAPPEPGPHSMVPPRRWGGNMDIRHIGPGARLILPVGVPGALLSLGDAHAAMGDGEVAGTGVETDGSVRLRITLLPGAAPATPIVETDPRTQRTGRALATTGIGPDLMTAARDATRALVDEVVRRSGLAPADAYLLASVAADLKISELVDVPNWVVTAHLELSLLDAAGR, from the coding sequence GTGCACAGCCGCACCCACAACGTCTGGGACCGGACCATCGAGCCGGTGGCCGAGGTCGAGTCCGGCGCCGAGCTGACCGTGGACACCACCGAGGCGAGCGGCGGCCAGCTCACCGACGCCTCGACCGCCGCCGACGTGCCCGGGCTGGACTTCGGCCGGGTCAACCCGGTGACCGGACCGTTCCTGGTGCCCGGCGCGCAGCCGGGCGACGCGCTGCTGGTGGACGTGCTGGAGATGTCCGTCGGCGGCTGGGGCTGGACCGCCTGCATCCCCGGCTTTGGCCTGCTCGCCGACGACTTCACCGATCCGCACCTGCGGATCTCGACGATCACCGAACGCGGCGCGGAACTGCTCCCCGGCCTGGTGATCCCAGTTGTCCCGATGGTCGGCACCATCGGTGTCGCCCCGCCGGAGCCGGGCCCGCACAGCATGGTCCCGCCCCGCCGCTGGGGCGGGAACATGGACATCCGGCACATCGGCCCCGGCGCTCGGCTGATCCTGCCGGTCGGCGTGCCCGGCGCGCTGCTCTCGCTCGGCGACGCGCACGCCGCGATGGGCGACGGCGAGGTCGCCGGTACCGGTGTGGAGACGGACGGCTCGGTGCGGCTGCGGATCACGTTGCTGCCCGGCGCGGCCCCGGCCACGCCGATCGTGGAGACCGACCCGCGCACCCAGCGCACCGGCCGGGCGCTGGCCACCACCGGCATCGGCCCCGACCTGATGACCGCCGCCCGGGACGCCACCCGCGCGCTGGTGGACGAGGTGGTCCGGCGCAGCGGCCTGGCCCCGGCGGACGCCTACCTGCTGGCCAGCGTCGCCGCCGACCTGAAGATCTCGGAACTGGTGGACGTCCCGAACTGGGTGGTCACCGCCCACCTGGAGCTGTCGCTGCTGGACGCCGCCGGACGCTAG
- a CDS encoding aldo/keto reductase — MRYRTLGRTGIEVSAHCLGTMMFQDGFNSDHDDCVRIIHAALDRGINVIDTADMYGRGESEEIVGKALLGRRDDVVLATKVHFQMGEGRNRSGNSRRWILQAVEDSLRRLNTDWIDLYQVHFPDPATDVEETLSVLSDLVRQGKIRAFGCSNFLATEIVEAHQVSERRALGRFRSAQPPYSILARGIETSLLPVCERYGMGVLVWSPLAFGFLTGRHRKDRPVDLASGRAAIRPAFFDPALAENAAKLDAVEQLIELAEGIGCTLPQLAAVAFTVAHPAVTSAIIGPRTMQQLEDLLEGAAVTLDDAALDRIDEIVPAGVNRYDPVAAFPPRSLTDTASRRRPLAERAAA; from the coding sequence ATGCGCTACCGCACTCTCGGCCGAACCGGTATCGAGGTCAGTGCCCACTGTCTCGGGACCATGATGTTCCAGGACGGCTTCAACTCCGACCACGACGATTGCGTCCGCATCATCCATGCCGCCCTCGACCGGGGGATCAACGTCATCGACACCGCCGACATGTACGGCCGGGGCGAGTCGGAGGAGATCGTCGGGAAGGCGCTGCTGGGGCGTCGGGACGACGTCGTACTGGCCACCAAGGTGCACTTCCAGATGGGCGAGGGCCGCAACCGCAGCGGCAACTCGCGGCGTTGGATCCTCCAGGCCGTCGAGGACAGCCTCAGGCGCCTGAACACCGACTGGATCGACCTCTACCAGGTCCACTTCCCCGACCCCGCCACCGACGTCGAGGAGACGCTGTCGGTGCTCAGCGACCTCGTGCGGCAGGGAAAGATCCGCGCCTTCGGTTGCTCGAACTTCCTGGCCACGGAGATCGTCGAGGCGCACCAGGTCTCCGAGCGGCGCGCCCTCGGACGCTTCCGCTCCGCCCAGCCTCCCTACTCGATCCTGGCCCGTGGGATCGAGACCTCGCTCCTGCCCGTCTGCGAGCGGTACGGCATGGGAGTACTGGTCTGGAGCCCCCTCGCCTTCGGATTCCTCACCGGCAGGCACCGCAAGGACCGGCCCGTCGACCTGGCATCCGGCCGGGCCGCGATCCGGCCGGCGTTCTTCGATCCCGCGCTCGCCGAGAACGCCGCCAAGCTCGACGCGGTCGAACAGCTCATCGAACTGGCGGAGGGCATCGGCTGCACCCTGCCGCAGCTCGCCGCCGTGGCGTTCACCGTGGCCCACCCCGCCGTCACCTCCGCGATCATCGGACCGCGCACCATGCAGCAGCTGGAGGATCTCCTCGAAGGCGCCGCAGTCACCCTGGACGACGCCGCCCTCGACCGGATCGACGAAATCGTGCCGGCCGGGGTCAACCGGTACGACCCCGTCGCCGCCTTCCCTCCCCGGTCGCTGACCGACACCGCGTCGCGACGCCGCCCGCTCGCCGAACGCGCCGCAGCGTGA
- a CDS encoding MerR family transcriptional regulator — MAEIMTSLSIGQVAEQTGLSVHALRFYEREGLFVHPVRRGSGGHRAYSQDDVDWLTVCIILRASGMPLPMLRRYAELVREGSGNEEERLSLMREHYEHVATQIGRLTESLDLIRYKVGVYEDLLDQGGGVAHQCHEAVVE, encoded by the coding sequence ATGGCTGAGATCATGACGAGTCTGAGCATCGGACAGGTCGCCGAGCAGACCGGCTTGAGCGTTCACGCGCTGCGCTTCTACGAGCGCGAGGGCCTCTTCGTCCACCCCGTGCGGCGCGGCTCCGGCGGGCACCGCGCCTACAGCCAGGACGACGTGGACTGGCTGACCGTCTGCATCATTCTCCGCGCCTCGGGCATGCCCCTGCCGATGCTCCGCCGGTACGCCGAGCTGGTCAGGGAAGGCTCCGGCAACGAGGAGGAACGGCTCTCACTCATGCGCGAGCACTACGAACACGTCGCCACCCAGATCGGCAGGCTGACCGAGTCCCTGGACCTGATCAGGTACAAGGTCGGGGTGTACGAGGACCTGCTCGACCAGGGCGGCGGGGTTGCCCACCAGTGCCACGAAGCTGTGGTCGAGTAG
- a CDS encoding tetratricopeptide repeat protein has product MTTTRALADEYTRAHLFFDSKAYSDAALILVPLVDADPANTAARLLLARSYYHSAQLNRAEAELRRVLERDPVESYAHLMLGRTLERQGRAAEAVPHLRLAAAMDDGHTV; this is encoded by the coding sequence ATGACCACCACCCGCGCCCTCGCGGACGAGTACACCCGCGCCCACCTGTTCTTCGACTCCAAGGCCTACAGCGACGCCGCGCTGATCCTGGTCCCGCTCGTCGACGCCGACCCGGCCAACACCGCCGCCCGGCTGCTGCTGGCCCGGTCGTACTACCACTCGGCCCAGCTCAACCGGGCGGAGGCGGAGCTGCGCCGGGTGCTGGAGCGCGACCCGGTGGAGTCCTACGCGCACCTGATGCTCGGCCGCACGCTGGAGCGCCAGGGCCGCGCGGCCGAGGCGGTCCCGCACCTGCGGCTGGCCGCCGCGATGGACGACGGCCACACCGTCTGA
- a CDS encoding SAM-dependent methyltransferase, with protein MPDEDYEGAKLGSFRTEDGWTPPLIDTSVPHSARMYDYFLGGKDNFAVDRAAGDRVIQYLPSVRSTVQANRRFLGRAVRFAAQQGIRQFLDIGTGIPTVHNTHQAAQAVNPDAHVVYVDNDPIVLVHARALLRGTTQGRTAYVEADFRDPQTILDSPQAKELLDFTQPIALMVVSLLHFFPDSEGPDEILNGLKAVLPPGSALILSHATADFTPPDVAEAVIKTYTSSGMNLTSRNHAEILRFFDGLELVSPGLVPVHEWNPEEEADLTLDRAENAGYGGVALKLG; from the coding sequence ATGCCGGACGAGGACTACGAGGGCGCGAAGCTCGGATCGTTCAGGACCGAGGACGGTTGGACGCCTCCGCTGATCGACACCAGCGTCCCGCACAGCGCACGGATGTACGACTACTTCCTCGGCGGCAAGGACAACTTCGCGGTCGACCGGGCGGCCGGTGACCGGGTGATCCAGTACCTGCCGTCGGTGCGGTCCACGGTGCAGGCCAACCGGCGGTTCCTGGGCCGGGCCGTGCGGTTCGCCGCTCAGCAGGGCATACGCCAGTTCCTGGACATCGGCACCGGCATACCGACCGTGCACAACACCCACCAGGCGGCGCAGGCGGTCAACCCCGACGCGCACGTGGTCTACGTGGACAACGACCCGATCGTGCTGGTCCACGCCCGCGCGCTGCTCCGGGGCACCACCCAGGGCCGCACCGCCTACGTCGAGGCGGACTTCCGCGACCCGCAGACGATCCTCGACTCGCCGCAGGCCAAGGAGTTGCTGGACTTCACCCAGCCGATCGCGCTGATGGTGGTCTCGCTGCTGCACTTCTTCCCCGACTCGGAGGGGCCGGACGAGATCCTGAACGGCCTCAAGGCGGTGCTGCCGCCCGGCAGCGCGCTGATCCTCTCGCACGCCACCGCCGACTTCACCCCGCCCGACGTGGCCGAGGCCGTCATCAAGACGTACACCAGCTCCGGGATGAACCTGACCTCGCGCAACCACGCCGAGATCCTGCGCTTCTTCGACGGCCTGGAGCTGGTCTCCCCCGGCCTGGTCCCGGTGCACGAGTGGAACCCGGAGGAGGAGGCGGACCTCACCCTCGACCGGGCCGAGAACGCCGGGTACGGCGGCGTCGCCCTCAAGCTCGGCTGA